A stretch of DNA from Vanacampus margaritifer isolate UIUO_Vmar chromosome 1, RoL_Vmar_1.0, whole genome shotgun sequence:
CCACCCACTTGGTATCCACCTTCTTTCCCACCACCTTACCAGACCGCACTATCATGCGTACGATGTCCGCATCGACAGAGGCATAAACGAAGGCGGTGTCATAAGGGGTGTCGAGGCAACGCCTCTGGATTGCCACCACTGGACAAGGGCCACAGCGGTATATTCCTGTCGCgggaacatttttaatatattccaTCGGTAAATTGTATCAGTTAAGTGGTACGATGTCACGTTATCTCTACACCTGCACTCTTTTCTTGCGGGGTGGGGTCCACAACCTGCCAGCCATTAAATCCGGCACCAATGTCCGACCTCCTCATCCAGCACTCCACCCACACGTGGAAGTTCCTTTATGTGCAAGTATACAGAGTTTTAAGGCATACAAGAAATACATGGTTGGAATAATATAGTACAGATCTATATCCGTTGAGGGTGCTCCACAGGGAAACTGCTTGGgcccatttattttcattctgtGTATAACATGGGTGCCCAAAATACAGCCCTTGATTTCGGGGTACTTGCAGCCTGACATACatacagatataacatttgcatgGCCCAGGGTGGTGGATAGACAGGATGACCCGtaaaccccccccacacacacacacagcttatGAGTGCTTATGTGTGGTTCAGTTTTCATCTATTACATTTTCAAGATTAAGAAATACCAACCAAATGCTGTCTTTTGACAATCCCAGCTTTTCCCCGGTGCTCGAATAAAACTCTTCAGTGATTAGGTTTCCATCACCATCGTGTGCTGCGTTAAACACTGTCACCACCCTGGAGGGAATCCCTAGCACTCGCATCACTGgaccaaaaaaaaccaaaaaaaaaacgggaccAAAGTTTAAAATATTAGCTATTGCATGAATAATAAGCACCgacaaaagaaaatatgaataaGAACCATTAAAATAAGAACAACACCTGTGCAGAGGACTGATGCAAAGACCCAACACTGTCCATAACGCACAGGGTTGCCTTTGGATGCCATCCAGCGGTGAAGGATGTCCGCACTGCCACTCCACTCTGTTGGCTTGACACCATCTTTGTAGTTTCCCTTCCATCTCCCCTCCACAAGACCCATGTCATCACTAGAGTTCACcttgcagaaaaaaacacacattgccATCTGTATGTAGATAGAAGAGAAAAGCAGCTACAAAATGgtgattttcaacaaaagcttTTAGAGAGAGAAATTGGGAAAGAGGGAATTGAACCTGCTGCCTGCGCCAAAGTTAGGTAAGTGAACGGAGCTTCGCACCCCTTTTTTTATGGCGAATCCTCAATCTCACATTACATAAtgtaagcaacaaaaaaaaaaaacttgcaatttCCCGTCACACTTGATACCAATCAGTGCTCATTTAAGGGAATTCTGTAGCTGGCATTTGCCCTGCAGTGGGTTTACCACACCTGTTTCAAAAATGCCTGGCCCAAAAGACAAACCAGATGTTCAACCAGCTGATAAAGACCTATTTATTGACTGCAGCCTGCAGGTCACCAACAGAAAAGGaaatacgtcatcaaactgttGAAGAAAGGTAAATCTGCTGGACCAGCTGATGCTCTAAAGGCAAATATTCCAGTTAGTCTGGAaatattcttcacatttttccAAAACATCCAGAAGGGAGAAAACATCCCAATACAGTGGATGGAGGGATCTTATAAAGCTACCAAACAAGTGTGACCTAAGTCAACGTGGGAAATACAGAAGAACCACAATGTTCATGGAACCATGGAAAATGTTTAAAGGGAacgttaagcagtaaaatccagccgtttttatccatttcagtgggcggccattttgccacttgctatcgactgaagatgacattgatgtggctcaggtctcaggtatcaaccaatcacagcttagcttccgaaaacaggtgagctgtgattggtcgttgcctgagcaacattgatgtcatcttcagtcgacacaacaagtagcaaaatggccgcccactgagatgaataaaaacggctagattttgcttcgtaactcatattccacaaatgtattattaatcagaatgtcatgtttagacgtgAAATCACATATAGCACATTATTGTCATCaaatgttcaaggttgacttccactttaactcattcactgccataaattcataaaaaaaaggattattaaaaattaggggcgacaggcaatacattttttttattgcaattaatcgtatgacctcactagttaactcacgattaatcgcaaatttgatatctgttctaaatgtacaatgaaaaaaaattataggtttttatactcttgttaacaaaagtggggggaaaaaatgttaatctaatagaaatagttcaaatgaattttcgacgtttatagccgtcaatggcagtgaaggaattaaaaaagaaaagattattaaaaatttggggcatcaggtgattaaaatttaaatcgtaatttatcgcatgacttcaccagttaactcatgattaatcacaaatttcatcattctcgtgttaacaaaagaggggggggggggggagtgaaactaatggaaatagtttaaatgaatttgttgacgtttttagccgtcaatggcagtgaatgagttaatagcattttcctaaataaattgaaagatgCAGTGAACTCACTACTCCATAGCTTGCAGGCTAGATTTAGGACGTATGGATCAGATACAGATAACGCTATACATACTTATAGAACAATCACTTGGAGCTCCTCATTTTACAACGATTTTGTTGACTTTGCGAAGGCTTTCAATAGCATTGATAGGCCCACACATTGGAATCTGATGAGACATACATAGCAGATATGCAACAAATACAAACCAAGTCACGGTGGAAGTGTACCACTAGAACAGCAATTCCAACAAGATAATAACAAGAAGTACGTTTATCTTTGTGTGACAACTCATCTGTCGGTATTATTCACGACGCCTGTTGTGATGTGTGCAGTTTAGTGTGAACATGAGGGAATTCTTGTGCGTATGTTTTGCCGGTGATTTTTGCGTCTCACCATAGCACAGATGATCCTGCTCAGGTAGGCCGGGTCTGCACGTAGAACGTAGTCTTTGTGACTGTTACCGAGGTGCTGTGGGCTGACCTGCAGCAGCTGAAGACATGCCTCAAGCACTCCAGGCTCATACTGTGCACACATAAACACTGATTGAGTTGAATATCTATCTCAGAATGCCTTTATCGGGGTGACAAACGATTTTATTGTGGGCCACATTTTAGTTATGGTTGCCGATTTTACTAAGTGCCTCTGTATTTGATCTTTATCAATGTTATGGTGAGTTTTtaactgggaaaaaaagagaaacattaTGCCAAGCTTTTGCGGGGATTGCTGGCCTACGGGCATTCAGTTGCCACCTTGAATGggaaataaccatggtttgatatgtcctcatgtaacctcttatataacgATATGTTGtcgtcctgaactgttgtacaagtccaggtgcccaacaatctgggcacaagggcggaatcaacctgggaactcttaagttgaatgccttgtttatactatagtccgccctgcttcggaaacatgttttcgagggtgcctgggagaggacttggccagcccggtttctcacgctcaccccTTTTTGTTAACGTATAAAAGACGGAacggcacacggtgtgggtagagtcagctgagggaagcgtacgctcgcccagccgttaagcagctcgttctacccggaccgtcggctctccggtcttgtgtcaaggtaagcgctgatgatgattatattatgctgcttagcgttgaagtgtgttgattactgtttgtggggaataaagggcacaattattctagcacagtatatcagtctctgtgtattcattgttgctgccgatcactcacgatcctgcataaaaatataaaagtgaagtagtgttttccacaaaacacaccTGCTGGCTACATCATACATATACCTGACCGAACGACCAGGGCCGTTGGCTAAAGTTGACATCTGTGCCCATGTAGATCACGCCATAATCACTCTTGACATACTCTTGTCGTTGGACGTCCAGCGGCATGTACACCGGATCCTCTTAAAGGAAAGGAACGCATGCTCATTCCACTGCATTGTGGACACAAACACAAGATGGCCGAGTCCCAGCTCACAGACTCACCCTTGAGCCAAGGGTTGCAGAGCAGCACAAACGTTCCCGCCACGTAGCTGCTTTGCTCGTGTGCGCCCGCTATGTGGACCAAGAGTTGGTATCGCGCCACAGAAGATAGCACAGGGGCACAGACGTGAATGGTGACGACACGGTGACCTATGTTGCCCGGGTAGATTCGTGCTGACCAGCTATGCGGATCGGACCACTTGTCAGAGAAGCGGACCAGCATCTTTGCTGACATTTCCCCTGTAAAGAAGGAAAAATAACTTTTGTCCTGTGTTGATGCTAACTACGCGGCCCCAGACACGCCAATGggggggaaggaaaaaaaacggtGGTCACAATATACAAATTTATGGCcatgaaataaaatactaacGTGTGTTTAATATAAGCACCATGATGGCATCTTGGTGCTGAAATgatttgaggagcttcatttacaCAAAtgttgccgccatcttgtggcatctacagtACACACAATACAGTATAGATATTTTTAGTGGGGCGTCAATTAGTCTGCAACTATCTTCTGTGACTAGTTGGGGCTCAGaatatttaggttttttttggaGTCATTTCCTGTGTCTGTCTGACTCCATGTTCCTGCCATTCTCCTCCTTTTCCTGCATTATGAGTCAATGGAAACTTATACGGCAAGATGCTaatgaagctagctagctagattgctatccatctatctattaaataaatcacaaactCTTTGTCGTTAGCGGTGACTATTACATTGccctttaaacaaaaaaaaacaacatcagacAGTACAATAAATGTTATCCACAACTGTTTTTTGGCGTGTACAAAATCACCTAGCAAAACCTGGAGGGCCAAACGCTCTGCTTTTGGGTTCCACATCCGTCCGTCAAACAGCAGAGTAACTTTGAATGGCTTCCCTCGCCGGACCACCAGGTGTTTGTCGCTGAGTCCCTGGGTCTCGTGAGAAATGTGATTCTCTTGGATTTCAAAGTTGACCAATTTCAGGCGCCTACGGCTTCTGGTTGGGCCTGAAATGAAGACGGATGTTAACTTTTACTAAGATACTTTTAAAATACAATGTTAATGTTTAATAAAGTGCAGTTACTTAAATAGATCCAGTGCCTTTAATAAAAGCTTGGTGCCACCTGGAGTCATGATTGACAGCGGCCTCAAATGTAGAGCTACCTGCCCTGATTGAACATTTTagtgaaaagtttaaatgaaaaataatcaagaagAAGACTGAAATTAACTGCACATAAAAATCAATCCGTTTAAAAGGTAAGTGTTGGACaacaaatcttgtttttttcaacaataatattttcatttttcaaccaACAAAATACATGGACTTGATTTTgcatcatataataataataaatcaatctGTAATTGAATCCTTATGttgagggtttaacatttggattTCATAACTATTTGAATGTTATGTAAAAATACCCTAAGTAACTGACGTGGCTTTCGTTTTTATACAAACTGGCTTAACGTTCCATTTACATCCATAGCACCACAGTCATACAGTCATTTATTGCCTGgtgaatgtgtaaaataacattaTGCGTCGCGTACACACCCGCTTGTTTAAAGGAAAGAAAATCTGCGTTATATCGTCTCTCTGATGATAGAAAAGTTCGCCCGCGAATGGCAGAATACAAACTCAATTATGTCAATTGTGCTCAGCAAAAGACCCAAAATGTATTCTTTTCTTTtaggaaatatttttgaaaaaacttAAATGGTATGAGTGGCTTGTGGCGTGGAGCTCGCTCACCTGTCTGTGGCGTGGCCTCCATTGCTGACTGACAGCCACAACGAGCAACAGCGTCGAGGAGTGATAAGAAGACTCCGCCCACCTGCTGATAACAATCTCACTTTTCCTCCTTTCTTTTGAGCACAACGGCAAAGAAATTGAGTTGTTAATCCTTCAACTCAAGCCCAGTAAAATCAATAACATCACCAATGGATACTGTGCATTTAGTGCAGCGAACGAGGTTTAACATGCACttgctttgcatttttttgcacgCACACGCGGCACACGCCCCGTGCTTGACCTGCAGTAACGACTGAAGGAATGAACACTTTCCTGCTGTCTGTACAGCAACACAAAGACACTCTAGTATTTTTGTGCCAAGGTAAGACACGCCCATATTATTATTGGCTTTTAAACCATTCACTCACTTTAacacctgtttaaaaaaatccttctttgaaccctaaccctcgtTTATATAAAGCGCTACTTTGAAAATCTGGccatagttttaaaccctaatttgaaaccccaaccttagtttaaaccctaaattgaaaccctaaccctaatttgaaaccctatctcTACTTTAAAACCTGACGTCACACATTCTGAAGGTTGCATCCATAATCCAAAACCATGACCACTGTCATCATTTgtgaccctactttgaaatctttAATATTAAGCATATGCTCAACCAGGACAAGTTTTTGTCTATTTGTGGTATGAAACTTTGAGAGTTTTGGTGATTAACAAAGATGGCAgaccaaaaaatgtcaacaagtaGGCTAAATTGTTTGAAGAAGATTGAAAGTGACGATGAAGTCAAAAGTGTTGTGCGCGATTGGCTGAGACATCAGTTCAAGCTTGTGCACAGATGGGGAAAGTGTGTGACAGTGCTGGGAGACtatgtttaaaattttattttatttttttaaagtaagagTGTGTTAAAACCCTCAGTAtttcaaatgataaaaaaaaaaaataataatacattttgtacaccaaattgtttatttttgtcaatcaaaaatAGATACAAAAAGGATAGAAAGTGTCCAAAATTCACAAGTAAAAACtcaattcatgaaaaaaaacaaggccaaCAATAAAACCTGAAATTTTTTATTTGGCATTTCAGGATGGTTGGTATTCATTcgactgtattattttaaataattcccTTCAAAACCCTGTTGAAACCAGGGTTAGAAACCAAGCCACGATCATCATTGTGGCAGaaacatatttaattttttaaaaacatttcgaTTTGGTTCAAACCCTGGTGGTGCTTGACCAGTTTAAAAACATTCTTGTGTATGTATACGCACGTTGTTAAACAGCTGATAAACTTCATAAATGCGCAATGTTAGTAAGAGAAACCTGCATttgaaagatttttaaaaagggaCAGTCGGAGGCACCCAGATCACATCTTACATGTGCAATGCTGAGGTTGATAAAACACATTCATAAAATAAAGTGATGCCAGTGATGGAAAAGAGGTTTTGCCATCACTAGCATgcgcacaaaataaaataagctaACTTAAGCAAATATACTCAGGGAATCATTTGAAGAGTCCCTTCCTGCTAGTAAGACTTGTACCACTTCTCTAAAATTCggtcaaataataaatattcaattCAACACTGCAATAAATGCTAACTAATTTTCATCACacaagcccccccaccccctaaaaaaatgaattaggaAGTGGAATAAAGCAAACATAAATTAGAATAAGATAAATGTTTTGATGCAGAAATTGGTAGCTTCAATGTTGAGACATTTCGCAAGGCGGCCAAAGGCCGAGTAGAAAACATCTTTGTTATTGCTGTTGATTTCCAACAAAATCTATCACGTTGTACATCATCCTATCAACCACCACGTGACTATTGATCACTGGTCTCAAGATAAGACGGTCTTTCCTGTATCTGCAAGTTCAATGACTCAGGACATCAATAGGAATTGACATATTTAAGAACACTAAAAACAACAGCACAATTCctgtttgaagaaaaaaaaacaacttaactcTGAGTTGGGAGTTTTCTCTATGAACTAACCTTCCGGAATCATCCTACGTTGCCTCACCAGCAAAATCAACCAGCACTTGTGCTGGGCCATGGTGAAGGTGAAAAACCAAAACAATGCGCCATTTAAAATCCCTGCAGCTATTGACAAGTATCTTAAGCGATTCCAGTGATTCGCAGTTCTGAACGCAAGCGCCAAACTGCGGCGCCAGACACGACCGCACCAGCTCTACGAAGCCTGCAATCACTTGCACGTGCCACCAAACACATTAACAAAACTTCACAAAATTAtacataaataatttaaatatagcTAAAACCAAGCTTAAgtccaaacaggaagtgctgTACAATTTTGGGGGtaacattcaattaggatcatGTCAAAGTGAATTAAAAACATCAATATTGCTTGTTGCTCAAATATCCAAAGTACTACAGTGGACCCTCGGAGCTTGAAAAGGTTTGTCAGTCCAAAAACTTGGAAATAATAATGGGGTAGTTAGAACCACAACAGGAAAAAATACATCCGTAGTCATGTTATTTCTCAGCCGTTCTGTCAATTCAAgactaaaaatacaaataaaacactgAATTTTATACGCACCATTGAACAGCCCTTCAAATtggatttacatttttactcatGAATATTTCCCCCCTCCGATTATCTTGGGGGGTTGGGGCTGGGTGATGGGGTGTAATAACGTTGATAAGTCTGCTATAAACAGGTCGAATCTCTACCTTGAAGATTTTCATTTACGGTGTGAATTGTATTCAAATTCCCAATGAAAATTAGCACCATCTACTGGTGAAATGTTGCTACTGCAGTCAGGTTTTGGGGGACTGACAATTGGCAGTAGCACCCACTGTTTCATCGCAAGTTAGTGTGGTAATGATGCTCAAGTTTTTAAGTATTCGCGTAGTtatttatatagatttttttcttcaaaaaaattgGTAGTTCTCTGAAGTTCAAAAAACCACAAACATCTAAGCAAACATGACAAATTTAGTTTCCCACCCTAAACCTATGAACAGTGTAATACACCATCCCCTCTTGATTTTGGCAGTGTTTTcttaaatccccaaaaatgtgttttgttcttGAGTAATTATGGTTTCTGTGATTCTCAAACTTGGGTACGAGTACCTTAAGTAGTACACAGGCTTTCTCAAGCGGTACACACAAGAATCagtgaattaaataaaattcaaatttacaacatttaaaacatgaaataagattaaacatgacaagaatagatttttttttagttatacaTCTTTTTGCAACTTTGTTTTAATTCCAGAACAGGACTGTACACatgtaaaatactttttattttattttaaataaattacagttcatttgtttttaatttaagtacaataaatttatttttagagtAGCCTCTAGTTTTTGGAGTTTATATTATAATGTTGGCCATTATAGTGAGACTTGaagagcaaaatatttttcGAGGTGGTActtgtaaaaagtttgagaaccacttctACGAGCAGTTATTTTCGGAGAAAGGGAagtctgttttttgtgtgtttgtgtgtggggaATGCTAATCTAGTTCAGAttaaagttacatttttaaaaggggatgatgatttttttttttgtaatacaaatgttaaaaaagatttttttttttttaaacatcacatGCACTGTAGTTTTACAACAGTGTACTTGTTCTAtttataacaaaacaaaaaggtggAACCTCCGAGGGTCCACGATTCGAGTCAGACTTTTCCCAAAAACTTCCAGTCACGTACCCCACCCTACCCGTTGTCTAACTCTCCCCCAAAACTTGTGAGAGATCACCAAAGTCACAGTCGAACAGTTCAGTGACGCCCAAGTCGTCCTCCAGGCCGAAGTGGTAGTCCGGACTGTGAGGCGGAGACAAATTGATGAAACCATCCAACGGGAGAGGGAGGCTCTCTCCGTGGAGGAAGTCCGTGGAGAAGCCAAGGTCTGCCATATCCCCCAGGCCCGAGAACGGGTCGCTGTTCATTAGGGATTCTGCCACAGAAACGGAGAACCATGAAAAACACCACCACAATAGTGGAACTTCTATAAaaataacatactgtatatagttcTGATTTGGGGCAACTTTTAAACAGagagccttaaaaaaaatgggactttGACTGGTtggctttttttattattattattatttttgcattaccAACTGAAAATTTCAATTTGAGGAACTGGGATGGTATAGTCTCacatttactcattcactgccattgaggactgtagacgtcaaaaattaatttgaactatttctattagtatcacattttttccacttttgttaataagagtatgaaaacctaaaaaaaactattttttattgtatatttacaacaaaatttgtgattaatcgtgagttaattattgaactcatatgattaattacaatgaaaaatgttattcacgcgatttaaaaaaaaagaaaagattataaaaaaattagaggcgtcagacgatggttattggaattaatcgcatggctttactagttaactcacgattagtcacaaattttatatctgttctaaatgtacaataaaaaaattctaggttttcacaaaagtgaaaaaaaaagttaaacaaatagaaatagttaaaatgaacttttgacgtctataaccgtcaatggcagtgaatgagttaaagcagTAACACTGCAGCGCCACGATATGAgtgttctattattattattattattattattataaacagtGGTTAATAACCTCTTACCGTTTTCACACAAACTTCAAACACGAGATATATGCGATGCGATTTGTCTTTGCAAGCGACTACCATCAGtagttagtttatttttttatgacaatgttaaaatgttgcttAAAAAAAGTGTACTCGAGCAATGTAGTACGGGTATCACTAGTGGTAGGTgagcgccctctagtggcacaCAAAAGACTGAATTATTTGAGAAGAGCTGACTTAAAACATCTGAACAGTAAAGTGTTTTATGTTGGAAAACAGTTGACCATTGAACATAATTtctattaaatcatttttttatggggattttgttcttgttgatgaaaatgtaatttccgAACGCAAAGGTGACCAATATTCAGTAACAGATTGTGCTAACTTTCATTGTAGTTTCTCTTTCAAAGATATACATCAACATTATGTaaaagtgttaattttatccacctttttaaatgtattcatggttgttattttttaatcatagttaGACTACAtcatcccattttttttttgtcaactataAATCTTTATTTcagtccaagaaaacaattttgttcatctggttttagtcaacaaaaactgacaGGAAtgtcattttacccctgtatatatatttgtctgTCACCAGATAATGTTGACCATTTTTTAtcaaactatttcacataaaatgttctctcatctttttcatgaaaaacaacttcacatacAATTAAAGTATATCAATAAGTGGCTACTATGgttccatgctacgagctagtacactagccagcattagttagcggtcggattaactttattgttggaacgttatagctattggattaatgttacggtgtcactataatttacttttttttttttaaaaaactttcacAGTGAATCCACCTTcagtctgtcccatgtgtttgttcatgttgcactcgctagctgcagatttatttttgttcatgaactaaaatggccgtggattttagttgtttttattaagtgaaataCATATTCGTCTTTATTAgttgacgaaaatgcatactgatttagtcccggttattgtttattaatgagggttttagtctagtctagttttcatccagtgaaaaatgtctgtagaagaaaatatttccgtttagtttttgttaacgaaattaaCGCTAACAACTCACGTTTAGATTCATGTTAGCCGAACCTACAGTGCATgggtttttgttaaataaaaattattttcttcactCCCATAGCTTACCGGGATGTTGAAACAAAGGTAGAATTTTCAAATGAGAAAAAAGGACAATTAGACGTGCACTGTTAGAAATGTGGACTAACCGTGAATACAGTTAAATATATAGAATTACAGAGGGAAACAATATGGCTCAAAAATGAACATACGCATGTACAtttattacttttaaaatgtgctttttgaAAACATCTCAGCCTTAAATTCACATTAAACCGACCTGAAACTCTCTGTGtgcacaaaaaagtcaaaaattttataaaaacagCCCTAAAACTGTGTGGACATGGAATTAAAAACTTTTCAAATTCTTAACAAAGTCTATTAAAATGAAGTGTGTCCGACACGTCCTACTAGGATTGTGTGACAACTTGAATTTGACACATTTGACTGTGATGGAGCCTTACTTTAAAGCACCAATGTGTACAATATGTCAGTAAAGTACATTTGCTGTTTATAgcaggggttctcaaactttcAGTTAAGGGAGACATTTTTCCAAGGACCCTCCTCAATATTATGTGCACCTAAATACGAAAATATTATTTCAACCTAAATATTCACAATGGGCTTAATAGAAAGGAGCCTTGaattaatttcaatatttatCTAAAATTGTCAATTGACGTgcacaacaaaatggctgaaagcGTGATGTAGGTGACACGTACCCGTTTCCCCACCTAACAACAGCGACGAGGATTCGGGCTGAGACGCTGCTGTCACCGTTGACGACGCGGACACCGAGGACGACAAATCCACTTCCAAAGCTGTGGAGCGTCTGTCTTTGCTGGGCGTCGAGCAGCTGGCTCGCGCATGCGCCAGGGGTTCCGAGCCCGTTTTCGAGGGACTGCTTCCCGTCACGGGGCTGCAAACCCCGGAGCTGTTGTCCGGGCAGAGGAAGACGTCAATGGGTCCTCGTGTGCTCTTCAACGACACCTGGTAACCCTGAGAGTTGCACAAAGAGgaagtgatgaaaaaaaatttataataattttgatgAAATGTTAGTTCATCTACCTCGCTGGGGTCCGAGACTTGCATCTGGGTCTCCGGCGGAGCTCGGATCACCATAACTAACTGGTCCGGGGTATCGAACGACGTCCTCAAATCCTGGCAGCGTACATAGCCCAGCGTGACAGACATTAAAGATTCATGTGCGTTTCTTTTTGTCCTTTCAAACTGCTAATCCCCAAACGCTGCATCAGCAAGTTCAACAGTCTGCATCAGCCACATACAAACTTGATGGTCAAAAGGATATCTCTTGTTCTGCGGTTC
This window harbors:
- the LOC144057399 gene encoding protein-glutamine gamma-glutamyltransferase 5-like isoform X4 — translated: MWNPKAERLALQVLLGEMSAKMLVRFSDKWSDPHSWSARIYPGNIGHRVVTIHVCAPVLSSVARYQLLVHIAGAHEQSSYVAGTFVLLCNPWLKEDPVYMPLDVQRQEYVKSDYGVIYMGTDVNFSQRPWSFGQYEPGVLEACLQLLQVSPQHLGNSHKDYVLRADPAYLSRIICAMVNSSDDMGLVEGRWKGNYKDGVKPTEWSGSADILHRWMASKGNPVRYGQCWVFASVLCTVMRVLGIPSRVVTVFNAAHDGDGNLITEEFYSSTGEKLGLSKDSIWNFHVWVECWMRRSDIGAGFNGWQVVDPTPQEKSAGIYRCGPCPVVAIQRRCLDTPYDTAFVYASVDADIVRMIVRSGKVVGKKVDTKWVGRLIFTKSIGSDVPEDLTDSYKRKKKDQTHRVGVPVCLSSRSVVSFPPEEVCRSSRSATSRSSIQVCRLASCDVPGPAEEDASSLDVTLTVAGEPIVGKSINLTVTVTNPTNSTRLLREHLNAQLKEFNCSPGKSFWEGHQDVCIQPFEDLTRHHSIHPSKYEPFLAGDDILKVAVVIKDLKTEERVLAIQEFNISSPKINIQVEGGDSIQVKKEHTATVSFTNELNKTLNGAVLAVEGYGLLRGKQEARLTVLHPGETIEKKVTIMASTPGTKLLSASFSHSSSPSVISRSFHKVSIIT
- the LOC144057399 gene encoding protein-glutamine gamma-glutamyltransferase 5-like isoform X3 translates to MEATPQTGPTRSRRRLKLVNFEIQENHISHETQGLSDKHLVVRRGKPFKVTLLFDGRMWNPKAERLALQVLLGEMSAKMLVRFSDKWSDPHSWSARIYPGNIGHRVVTIHVCAPVLSSVARYQLLVHIAGAHEQSSYVAGTFVLLCNPWLKEDPVYMPLDVQRQEYVKSDYGVIYMGTDVNFSQRPWSFGQYEPGVLEACLQLLQVSPQHLGNSHKDYVLRADPAYLSRIICAMVNSSDDMGLVEGRWKGNYKDGVKPTEWSGSADILHRWMASKGNPVRYGQCWVFASVLCTVMRVLGIPSRVVTVFNAAHDGDGNLITEEFYSSTGEKLGLSKDSIWNFHVWVECWMRRSDIGAGFNGWQVVDPTPQEKSAGIYRCGPCPVVAIQRRCLDTPYDTAFVYASVDADIVRMIVRSGKVVGKKVDTKWVGRLIFTKSIGSDVPEDLTDSYKRKKKDQTHRVGVPVCLSSRSVVSFPPEEVCRSSRSATSRSSIQVCRLASCDVPGPAEEDASSLDVTLTVAGEPIVGKSINLTVTVTNPTNSTRLLREHLNAQLKEFNCSPGKSFWEGHQDVCIQPFEDLTRHHSIHPSKYEPFLAGDDILKVAVVIKDLKTEERVLAIQEFNISSPKINIQVEGGDSIQVKKEHTATVSFTNELNKTLNGAVLAVEGYGLLRGKQEARLTVLHPVQIIHPSDFWARHPRL
- the LOC144057399 gene encoding protein-glutamine gamma-glutamyltransferase 5-like isoform X2, with product MEATPQTGPTRSRRRLKLVNFEIQENHISHETQGLSDKHLVVRRGKPFKVTLLFDGRMWNPKAERLALQVLLGEMSAKMLVRFSDKWSDPHSWSARIYPGNIGHRVVTIHVCAPVLSSVARYQLLVHIAGAHEQSSYVAGTFVLLCNPWLKEDPVYMPLDVQRQEYVKSDYGVIYMGTDVNFSQRPWSFGQYEPGVLEACLQLLQVSPQHLGNSHKDYVLRADPAYLSRIICAMVNSSDDMGLVEGRWKGNYKDGVKPTEWSGSADILHRWMASKGNPVRYGQCWVFASVLCTVMRVLGIPSRVVTVFNAAHDGDGNLITEEFYSSTGEKLGLSKDSIWNFHVWVECWMRRSDIGAGFNGWQVVDPTPQEKSAGIYRCGPCPVVAIQRRCLDTPYDTAFVYASVDADIVRMIVRSGKVVGKKVDTKWVGRLIFTKSIGSDVPEDLTDSYKRKKNQTHRVGVPVCLSSRSVVSFPPEEVCRSSRSATSRSSIQVCRLASCDVPGPAEEDASSLDVTLTVAGEPIVGKSINLTVTVTNPTNSTRLLREHLNAQLKEFNCSPGKSFWEGHQDVCIQPFEDLTRHHSIHPSKYEPFLAGDDILKVAVVIKDLKTEERVLAIQEFNISSPKINIQVEGGDSIQVKKEHTATVSFTNELNKTLNGAVLAVEGYGLLRGKQEARLTVLHPGETIEKKVTIMASTPGTKLLSASFSHSSSPSVISRSFHKVSIIT